From Enterococcus mundtii, the proteins below share one genomic window:
- the rsmH gene encoding 16S rRNA (cytosine(1402)-N(4))-methyltransferase RsmH, whose protein sequence is MTETFQHYTVMLKETVDGLAIKPNGIYVDCTLGGAGHSEYLLSQLNTEGHLYAFDQDQIAIDHAKIRLAEYVEKGMVTFIKANFRELEERLTEYVPKVDGILYDLGVSSPQLDEAERGFSYHQDAPLDMRMDQSAHLSAYHVINEYPYNELVKIFFRYGEEKFSKQIAREIERVRKDHPIETTGELVEIIKQVIPAPARRKGGHPAKRIFQAVRIAVNDELGAEEASLEQAIRLLKVGGRISVITFHSLEDRIVKNMFKEYSTVKDLPPGLPIVPDEFQPELKVITRKPMLPSEEELAENNRSRSAKLRIAEKIREKEE, encoded by the coding sequence ATGACTGAAACATTTCAACACTATACAGTCATGTTAAAAGAAACGGTAGATGGACTTGCAATCAAACCGAACGGAATTTATGTGGACTGTACACTCGGCGGAGCCGGGCATAGCGAATACTTATTAAGCCAACTGAATACAGAGGGTCATCTTTATGCGTTTGATCAAGATCAAATAGCAATCGATCACGCAAAAATACGTTTGGCTGAGTATGTCGAAAAAGGTATGGTCACTTTTATCAAAGCAAATTTCCGTGAGCTTGAAGAGCGCTTGACTGAATACGTACCTAAGGTCGATGGGATACTTTACGACTTAGGCGTGTCTTCGCCACAATTAGACGAAGCAGAACGTGGATTCAGTTATCATCAAGATGCGCCTTTGGATATGCGAATGGATCAATCGGCACATTTGTCAGCGTATCATGTGATCAACGAATATCCTTACAATGAATTAGTAAAGATTTTCTTTCGTTATGGAGAAGAAAAGTTTTCAAAACAAATTGCCAGAGAAATTGAACGGGTGAGAAAAGATCATCCGATTGAAACAACCGGGGAATTAGTAGAAATCATCAAACAGGTGATTCCTGCCCCAGCAAGACGAAAAGGCGGTCATCCTGCAAAACGCATTTTTCAAGCTGTGCGAATTGCAGTCAATGATGAGCTAGGTGCGGAGGAAGCCTCTTTAGAGCAAGCAATCCGCTTATTGAAGGTCGGTGGCCGGATCAGTGTGATCACTTTCCACTCATTAGAAGATCGGATCGTCAAAAACATGTTCAAAGAATATAGTACGGTCAAAGATTTACCACCAGGGTTGCCGATCGTACCTGATGAGTTCCAACCTGAATTAAAAGTGATAACGAGAAAACCGATGTTGCCATCTGAAGAAGAATTGGCAGAAAACAATCGTTCTCGTAGTGCAAAATTGCGTATCGCTGAAAAAATACGAGAGAAAGAGGAGTAG
- the mraZ gene encoding division/cell wall cluster transcriptional repressor MraZ: protein MLMGEFRHNIDAKGRLIVPSKLREELGEQFVLTRGLDGCLFGYPMSEWNELESKLNDMPLAKKDARTFVRFFYSAATECELDKQGRINIPNTLRNYATITKECVIVGVSNRIEIWDEAKWQEFSEAAEENFDEIAENMIDFGL from the coding sequence ATGTTAATGGGCGAATTTCGGCATAATATTGATGCAAAAGGTCGCTTGATCGTGCCTTCAAAACTGCGCGAAGAATTAGGCGAACAATTCGTGTTGACTCGTGGATTAGATGGCTGTCTTTTTGGCTATCCGATGAGCGAATGGAACGAATTAGAGTCGAAACTCAATGATATGCCCCTAGCAAAGAAAGACGCTAGAACCTTTGTCCGTTTTTTCTACTCAGCAGCTACAGAATGTGAGTTGGACAAACAAGGACGTATCAACATCCCTAATACATTAAGAAACTACGCAACAATAACGAAAGAGTGTGTCATTGTTGGTGTGTCAAACCGAATCGAAATTTGGGATGAAGCCAAATGGCAAGAATTTTCAGAAGCTGCGGAAGAAAACTTTGATGAAATCGCTGAAAATATGATCGATTTCGGATTATAA
- a CDS encoding DUF3397 domain-containing protein produces MGSFSPLVLFWYIFPAIVIFGCQFLVKIFALTRRFKVKAPDLAVPFLWGGIHALSRNTATSSFLPFLLITILLMAICIAIFQAYYYDELVYSRYFKMTWRLTFLVTLVMYLVLIVLNILSFL; encoded by the coding sequence ATGGGCAGTTTTTCACCACTTGTATTGTTTTGGTACATCTTTCCGGCAATCGTGATTTTTGGTTGTCAATTTCTAGTAAAAATATTTGCATTGACTCGTCGTTTCAAAGTCAAAGCACCTGATTTAGCCGTTCCTTTTTTGTGGGGAGGCATCCACGCATTGTCTCGTAATACCGCTACGTCTTCATTTTTGCCCTTTTTATTGATCACCATCCTTTTAATGGCAATCTGTATCGCGATATTCCAAGCTTATTACTATGACGAACTTGTGTATTCACGTTATTTCAAAATGACTTGGCGTCTTACTTTTTTGGTGACCTTAGTCATGTATCTCGTTTTGATCGTCCTAAACATCCTTTCGTTTCTCTAA
- the ftsL gene encoding cell division protein FtsL, which yields MAELKKVQQYPYDLQEIELPEQPLPDSPSEKEIVLPQSPAKRLKQISIFEKLAVVCIAFSVIALCVLTVMLRTNISGMEKQIGALQVEYNEKNQEKISLEQEKSELSRTERVKKIAEEKGLSINDDNLRKVK from the coding sequence ATGGCAGAACTAAAGAAAGTCCAACAATATCCATATGATTTACAAGAAATTGAACTACCAGAGCAACCTCTGCCAGATTCACCCTCAGAGAAAGAAATCGTTCTTCCTCAATCTCCAGCAAAACGCTTGAAGCAAATCTCTATTTTTGAAAAGCTTGCAGTAGTGTGTATTGCTTTTTCTGTCATCGCACTTTGCGTATTAACAGTGATGTTACGAACCAATATCAGTGGTATGGAAAAGCAAATCGGTGCGCTACAGGTTGAATATAATGAAAAAAATCAAGAAAAAATCAGTTTGGAACAAGAGAAAAGTGAACTTTCTCGTACCGAGCGTGTTAAAAAAATCGCAGAAGAAAAAGGGTTGTCAATCAATGACGACAATTTAAGGAAAGTGAAGTAA